One window from the genome of Chiloscyllium plagiosum isolate BGI_BamShark_2017 chromosome 31, ASM401019v2, whole genome shotgun sequence encodes:
- the LOC122565391 gene encoding receptor expression-enhancing protein 6-like, with the protein MAKLEATSSGYGQRRKGEIFQIEDKLISVQTNNVLMQSSRSDVTVLNLWLSRILAIESDNKEDKLKWLMYWVIYGVFSIFECAAGLLLYLLPDYHKVKSIFLMWCMAPIDWNGSRIIYMNFIRPFFYKHKPMMDELDEKITEVIDNVKMEVFPTPEPEPVIATTSRHKMIKKNVNSIFKRSKKK; encoded by the exons ATGGCCAAGTTGGAAGCAACATCCTCAGGATATGGCcaaagaagaaagggagagattttTCAGATAGAAGATAAATTGATTAGTGTTCAGActaataatgtcctgatgcaatCAAGTAGGAGTGATGTGACTGTCCTTAATCTTTGGCTTTCTAGAATTCTAGCTATCGAAAGTGACAATAAAGAGGATAAATTGAAGTGGCTTATGTACTGGGTGATATATGGAGTATTTTCAATATTTGAATGTGCagctggcctccttctgtatctGTTACCAGACTATCATAAAGTGAAG aGTATCTTTCTGATGTGGTGCATGGCACCAATCGATTGGAATGGTTCTCGTATAATTTACATGAATTTCATCCGTCCCTTCTTTTACAAGCATAAACCCATGATGGATGAACTTGATGAGAAAATTACAGAGGTTATTGATAATGTGAAGATGGAAG TTTTCCCAACACCGGAACCAGAACCAGTCATAGCCACAACCTCAAGGCATAAAA TGATCAAAAAAAACGTGAATTCAATCTTCAAAAGATCAAAGAAAAAGTGA